The genomic window TGTTGAGAATGAACAACTAATATTTTCAATTTTTTGGGTCCCTGGAACGATCGCTGAGGAAAATGAATAAAGACCGGGAATTTGAATTTAAAAAAGTACAAATAGAAAGCTTTTTAAAAGTAGCTTTTCAAAAAAAGTTTGGCCGAAATTCCAGGGTTTCCATCCGTAAAAGGCAAAAATTTATGGATGAAATAACCCGAAAAGTCAGTAAGAAATTCGGCAAAGATGTGTTGTGCCTTGTTGATTTTACAAAACAGGGGTTCGTGACCCTGGTTTCTCCAGCAAGAAAAATTTCCACTGAAAAAGGCAAGTTAACGCAGTCGTTCACGCATCCTCAGGTGTTTTATACGTCTCATTGCATCGACCGTTTCAGTCAGAGAACAAAAACGGAAGCCAATTGTGTGGTATTTCTTGATTCCTTCATGAATGATGCCTTGCTCTCTTATGGGGAGAACGAAGGGAATTTAACCTGCCCCACCGGTGTTTTTGCCTATGAACTGGAAAACTACCGGTTGATAGTCAAGACTTTCGTTAATTTTGAATTGCTTTCAGCGGCTCAGATCAAGAAGTTTTATGGCCCCGGTATGATATCCACGTTTCCAGAGGAATTTTTAACAGATGAAGCCACAGAAAGTGACTTCATCATAGGAGACGAATTCGCCGATTTTGCAAAGTAGCCATGAGTTTGAGATAAGAAATTATTTTCTCTATTTTCAGAAGCCGGTCTTTTTCTACCCCTGTTATTTTTAGATTCCTAAACATCATCTCCTGAACCCTCGCATTAATGATCCAGCTTTTCAATGTTACAAAAAATTATGGGGGAGTGACCCCGGCTCTCATTGACGTTACTTTTTCCGTCAAAAAAGGTGAGTTTATATTTTTGACTGGGCCTAGTGGCGCGGGTAAAACCACCCTTTTAAAAATACTTTTTCGAACGGAAAAATTCGACCGTGGGCAGGTATTGGTGCATGGAATGAACATAGGGAAAATTCCTGACCGAAAGCTTTACACCTTGAGACGCGAGATTGGTTTTGTTTTTCAGGATTACAAACTCCTTGCAAGGAAAAGCGTCTTTGAAAATGTGTCTTTTGCTCAGGAGGTGATCGGCGCGGATAGAAAACGGATTCGTTTTAAAACCTGGGAAGCATTAAAGAATGTGGGATTGACTCATAAGAAAGACGCCTATCCTCCGCAATTGTCCGGCGGGGAGCAACAGCGGGTGGCCATCGCCAGGGCATTGGTTAATTCTCCAAAGATTATTCTTGCCGATGAACCCACGGGAAATTTAGACCCGGAAATCTCTCTGGAAATATTAAATTTATTTGAACATGCGGTAAAAAAAGGAGTCACGGTTGTTTTTGCCACCCATGATCAGGAAATGATCCGTTCCAGAAATCATCGTGTGATCGTGATCAAACGAGGGGAGTTGGTTGAACGTTGAAAAGGATTTTACAATTTGTGTTGAACGCGGTTTCAACCACCATTTCCAATATAAAATCCAATCGCCAGGTTTTTCTGGTTTCGATTACAACGATCACGATTGCCTTTTCAATCCTGGGACTATTTCTGGTCATATTTGTCAACCTCAATTCCTTTTTGATCACCTGGAACCAACAGGTTCAATTGATCGTCTATCTGGAAGATACTGTCACTACAGAGCAACGCCAGGCTTTGGAGCAGGTGATTTCCATTAATCCAGATGTGGAGTCCATGACCTTTATTCCAAGGGAGGCCGCGTGGGCAAAATTTAAAAATACTTTTTCGTCCAAAAAATCCAATTTCATTGACGACTTGACATTCAATCCTTTACCTAGTTCCTACAATCTAAAATTTAAGCCTGCAGAGGACCGATTTTTGAAAATTCGTCAATTTTCAGAAACTTTTAAGACGAAGGATGGTGTTGAATCGGTTGAGTTTGGTGAAAAGTGGTTGGCAACATTTGAAAATTTCATGGTTTTCATTCGCATTTTCATTTTAGCCATTGGATCGCTATTGGCCCTGGGTTTGATTTTTATTATATCCAATACCATCAAGTTATCGTTTTATTCACGTCAAGATGAAATCGAGTTGATGCTTTTGATTGGCGCCACTCCCAATTTTATCGTCATTCCTTTTCTGATAGAGGGGATGCTACAGGGACTATTAGGGAGTATTTTGGGCCTTACTTTAATAAAGTTTCTGCATATTTATATTAGCATTCAGTTTCAAGGTTCACTCGAGTCTATTGCCCGCGGTATGGGTTTCCAATTTATAACCGCACCCTTGATTTTTAGCCTTTTAATAGCAGGAGTTTTCATTGGCTGGCTGGGCAGTTTAATTTCTATCCGCCAATTTTTAAGTCTGGGCCACAAAAAATGAGATTCCTTTTTAAAAAAAATTGGTATCTCCCTTTTAGTCTGGCTTTAGTGGTTTTGGTTCTATCTGGTCCCGGGAGCGCCGATACGATTAAGGACATTCAGGTTCAGATAGCACTGGAAAAAACAGAACTCGATAAATTAAAAGCCCAATTGGATAAACACAACAAATCCATTGAATCTGCTGGGGCTAAGGAAAGCTCAGTATTGACGACGCTGCAGAAAATTGACAACGGCTTGAAGATGAAAGAAAGGGAGCTGAAGATTCATCAGTATAATAAGGCAATAAACCAACAGAAAATATCTGAATCTTCAGAAAATATTGCCGTTGCTGAAAATCAATTGGTTCAACAAAAACAGATTCTGGCGAAGAGGCTTCGGGCCATTTTTAAAGAGGGAAACATGTTTCCCATTAAAGTGCTTTTTTCGGCTGAGAATTTTAACGACCTTATTCAGCGTATAAAATATATGGAATTGGTTACGGCCTATGACTCTTCATTATTTGAAAAGTACGATGAACGGTTAAAGCAACTTGAAGATGGAAAAAAAGCGTTACTTGTTGCGCGAGCCAAACTTGATAAACTGCAGCAGGACACCCTTAAAAAAAACGATGAAATCAAAAAGGAAAAAACCGAAAAGTCAGCGTTTTTGAATAAACTTAAAAAAGAAAAACAATTAAGCGCCAAACTGAAAGAGGAACTCCTGCAGGCTTCAAATAATTTAAACAACCTGATTTTTAAATTGGAACAAAAGCTTGGAAAAGACCAGGGACTGGATTTTGGCGATAAAAAAGGCTGGTTGGCCCTCCCGGTTAATGGGCAGTTTCTCAATAAATTTGGCAAGAAAAGGGATAAACAATATGATTCCTATATCGTTTATAATGGAGTGGACATCAAGGCGGCCAAAGGAACCCCTGTCCGCTCGATTTTTTCGGGAAATGTGTTGTATGCCAATGAACTGGAAGGTTATGGCAACCTTGTGATCATAGGGCATGGTAAAGATTACCATTCTCTGTATGGTCATCTGGATGAAATAATCACCAAAGAGGGCCGCACCGTCCAGCCCAGTCAAATCATTGGCCGGTCAGGAGACACTGGCTCCCTGGTGGGGGAAACCCTCTATTTTGAACTGAGGCACAAAGGCAAACCGATCGAACCCACCCGTTGGTTCAGGCTAGCCCAAAAGTAAGTGTTTAGCATTTGAAACTATGAGTAACATAATGAGTATTAAAGGTTTTGTGTTTAGATAAACCAAAAATTTTCATTTTGAATCAATACTCTTTATAATAAATATTAATAATATTAAAATTTTTTTGGGAGAAACCAACTTGACTTCCGTGGAGCAGCAAACCAAATCCAATAAAGCACATTTATTTCCCAAGGCAGTGGCGACCATCGGCATGCTGGCTGTATTAATCATTCTGGGGTTCGGGGAGTTTGCCAAAGCGGAAGAAATGGGTACAGTAAAGGAAAAATCTTCCACAAAAAATTATGAAAAGTTGAAAGCCTTTTCCGAGATTCTTTCCCTGATCGAGTCCAGCTATGTTGAAGAGGTCGAATCCGAGAACCTGATTGATGGAGCGATCAGTGGCATGGTCAAATCACTGGACCCGCATTCATCTTACCTGCCGCCAACTTCTTATAAAGAAATGCTTGTGGATACCTCTGGAAAATTTGGAGGATTGGGCATTGAGATCAGCTTAAAAAAGGGAATATTGACCGTTATTTCTCCTATAGAGGAAACTCCTGCTTTTAAAGCGGGAATTCAGGCGGGTGACAAAATCATCAAGATTGAAGATGAATCCACTCTGGACATGACGCTCACCGATGCAGTATCCCGTTTGCGTGGAAAGACCGGGGAACCCATCACCATCACTATTTTCAGAGAATCTCTTGATGCGCCCAAAGAGTACACGATTGTCAGGGATATCATTAAGGTACGGAGTGTCGTCAAGAAGGTGTACCACAATGATATTGGCTATGTGAAAATCCGAAGTTTTTCCAAGTCCACCAGTGCGGACCTCGATGCGGCTCTTGCTGAATTTGAGAGAATCGGCGTTTCCAGATTGATCCTGGATGTACGTAACAACCCAGGTGGATTGCTCAATCAGGCGGTGGAGGTTTCTGACCGGTTTCTTAAAAAAGAGAATTTGATTGTTTATACCAAAGGTCGGACCAACGAACAGAATATGCGGTTCACCACCCATGATAAAGTGAACCGGGTGAGCTACCCCATGATTGTTCTGGTTAATGGCGGTAGTGCCAGCGCTTCAGAAATTGTGGCAGGAGCCCTGCAAGACCTTGGGCGTGCGATTATTTTAGGAACCACCACTTTTGGGAAAGGGTCCGTTCAGACCATCATACCCTTAACAGATGGTTCCGCATTGCGGTTGACGACGGCACGGTATTACACCCCCAGTGGACGGATCATTCAGGAAAATGGAATCGTGCCTGATATTATCGTGGAAATGCCTTTGCCATCTGAATTGAAAGAAGATGAAGCGGATGAAGAAGAGAAGAATCCTGAAAAAGATAAACTCCGCCGTTATCTTCGCGAAAAGGATTTAAAAAAACACCTCAAGGGCAAAAAAAGTTTTGATGGAGTGGACGAGCGAACTCCGACGGAAATAGAACAGGAAGAAGCAGAAGCAAAAGAAAAAGAGAACGCAGAGGATAGCGCCTCGTTGGAAGCAGAGTTGAAAAAAGATCCGCAACTCAAGACAGCCCTGGCTCTTCTTGAAGGATGGGATATTATGAAAAAAACCTTAAAATCCAACCCCACAAATGATAACTCCCTGATTCCTAATCAGGTCAGCATGAATTAATAAGGCAATTTTTTTTTTAATGGATGATATTCCTCCCTACTCTCTCCCGGTGGAGAGGTAGGGAGGTTTCATTTTTTTATGAGGTTTTTGAAAACTATCAATGTTGGTCCTGGGCATAGAAACATCCTGTGATGAAACAGCGGCGGCTGTACTAAAAGGTGGTAAAGAGCTGTTATCCAACGTCATTTCCGATCAAATCCAAATCCACAACCAATATGGAGGCGTGGTCCCGGAAATTGCGGGGCGCTGTCATGTTGAACGCATTCATCGTGTCATCAATCAATCCCTGAAGGAAGCGGGCGTTACCCTGAAAGATATCGACCTCATTGCCGTCACCAAGGGACCGGGGCTGGTGGGGGCCTTGCTGGTAGGGCTCAATACCGCCAAGGGGATCGCTTATGCGGCCCAAAAACCTCTCATCGGCGTTAACCATCTGGAGGGCCACCTGCTTGCTGTTTTCCTGCAGGAAGACGTAGCCTTTCCTTTCCTGGCTCTCGGCGTGTCCGGCGGGCACACGGACCTGTACCGCGTGGATGGGTTTGGCAAGTACAAGCTTCTGGGAAGAACTCGGGACGATGCGGCAGGCGAGTGTTTCGATAAAGTCGCCAAGATGATGGGGCTTGCCTATCCCGGTGGACCGATCATTGAGAAAACAGCCCGTTCGGGAAATTCAAAGGCTTTCAAGTTTCCGCGCGCGTTTTTGGAGAAAGAGTCGTTGGATTTCAGTTTCAGTGGATTAAAAACCGCCGTCCGCAACCTGCTCGAGAAACGCAGTAAAGGTGAATGGCCCAAACTATCAGATGCAGACGTGGCCGCCAGTTTTCAAGAAGCGGTGATTGATGTCCTGGTCAAAAAGATGTTACTGGCCTGCGAGCAGAATGACCTTGAACGGGTGGTGGTGACCGGCGGCGTTGCCTCCAACGGCGCCTTGCGAGAAGCAGTCAAAACCGCCGCCGAAGAAAACGGCATGCAATCGTATTTTCCAAAGCCCGTCTATTGCACCGACAACGCCGCCATGATCGCCTGCGCCGGCTATCATCGCTACACAAATGGCGACCATCCAAAAGATAACTCCCTGGACCTCGATGCCCGCGCGACTTTGCCGTTATAGGAAGGAAAGGTAAGCTCCAATGTGCTCACTTTAAAGACACGATGTAACAAGTCAACTCATCACCAACCATGTATCTGGCGAAAGCTTAATTCATCTCTTCTTTGAGGTTTATCTCAAGGATACAGCCCGCGCATCATTTGAGCTTCCGCTACTCGTTTGATGCCGATCATCAGAGCGGCTGTACGCATTCCCACTTTTTCCTGTTGATGCAATGTATAGGTTTCCTCGAAGGCGTTTCGCATGATCTTTTCCATGCGCTTGTAAACATCATCCATTTCCCAGAAAAAACTCTGCAGTCCTTGCACCCATTCAAAATAGGAAACCACCACGCCCCCGGAGTTACACAATATATCTGGAATCAGGAAAATCCCACTTTCTTCTAAAATTTTGTCCGCTTCCAGGGTTGTGGGGCCATTTGCCCCTTCCGCGAAAATTTTGCAATTAATTTTCCTTGCGTTTTTTTCTGTCACCTGATTTTCCAGAGCTGCCAATACTAAAATGTCGCATTTGGTGGTCAGCAATTTGGCGTTGGTGATTTTTTCCATATCCGGGAAGTTGTCCAATTGCCGGTCCTCAAGCGAATGTTGGTGCAGGGGGTCGATGGGAATTCCATTTTTGTTGAAGATCCCGCCCAGTGAATTGCTGACCGCGATGATTTTCGCCCCCATCCCCTGTAAAAATTTGGCTGAGTAATAACCAACGTTGCCGAATCCCTGCACCACCACCGTTGCCCCCTCCAGCGGCAAATTGATTTTTTTGGCCGCATGCGCGATGGATTGCGCCACCCCCAGGCCAGTAGCTTCCCTGCGTCCCAGGGAACCTCCCATGATTTCCGGTTTTCCCGTGACCACGCCCATGGTATGGAATCCCGTCTGCATGCTGTAAGTGTCCATGATCCAGGCCATGGTCTGTGAATTGGTCCCCACATCCGGCGCGGGAACGTCTTTTTCCGGCCCGATGATCGGGAAAATCGCGGTGGTGTACCTGCGTGTCAACCTTTCCAGCTCGTTTTGCGACATTTCCTTGGGATCGCAGTTAACCCCGCCTTTAGCACCGCCGAGTGGAATGTTCATCAGTCCCCCTTTCCAGGTCATCCAGGTGGCCAGAGCCGTGACTTCACCCAGGTTGACGCTGGGATGGTAGCGCAGTCCGCCTTTTCCCGGCCCCAGGGCGCTATTGTGCTGAACTCTGTAGCCATAAAAAGTTTTGACTGTCCCGTTATCCATTTTTATAGGAAGACTGACCATCAGGGACCGGTCCGGTGTTATCATCCATTCCGCCACGTCTGGCGGCAGCTTTAACAGATCGACCGCCTTGTGGAACTGGGTCAAAGCCATTTGATAGAGCGGGGTAAAATATTCTGGATTGGTTCTCTGCTCTGGAACTAAATTCATAAATGATTCTCCCGTAGGGTGGGCGGCGACTTGCTTCTTGAGAAATAAAATGGATGCTGTTAGGCTTTTGGCCTTATTAAATTCCAACTTTTGTTAAATTGCAATTTTGATTTCATCATGCGCGTATTAGTTACAGGTGGCGGCGGGTTTCTGGGCAGTCACATTGCCAATAGGCTGAATAACCGGGGGGACCAGGTTTCCGTTCTGGGGCGGAGAAAATATTCTTACCTGGGAGAAGGAATCGAATCCATCGTCTGCGATATTCGCGACAGTCAGGGGGTTGCTGACGCGCTCAAGGGCTGTGATGCGGTGTTTCATTCAGCGGCGATTCCCGGTGTTTGGGGGGATTTTAAGAAATACCACAGCATCAATGTGGAGGGCACGCACAATGTGATTGAGGGTTGCCGGGAGCATGGAGTTAAGAAATTGATATTTACAAGTTCTCCCAGTGTCGTGTTTGGCGATTCGGATCTGGAGAACGTGGACGAGAGCGTCCCTTACCCAGAAAGCTATCTTTGTCATTATCCCGAAACCAAGGCCATGGCGGAGCGAATGGTCATGGATGCTAACGGATTGGATGGATTGGCGACGGTTTCTCTACGCCCGCATCTGATCTGGGGAGCGGGGGACCCGCATCTGGTTCCCCGAATCCTGGAACGGGCCAAAAAGGGAAATCTGGTACGAGTGGGAAGCGGAACCAACCTGGTGGACATGATCCATGTGGAGAATGCCGCCGCCGCGCATGTGCAGGTTTGCGATGCTTTAGAATCGGGGGCTAAAGTGGCGGGCCAATGTTATTTTGTCAGCGATGGAGAGCCGGTGGTGTTATGGGATTGGATCGACCATCTGCTGATGGCCCTCGAACTTCCTATCGTAGAAAGGACCGTTTCCTATAAAACCGCATGGATTCTGGGAGGCATTCTGGAAAGAACTTATGGATTGTTGCGGATCAAGCGCGAGCCTCTCATGACGCGATTTGTGGCGGCTCAATTGGCAACTTCCCATTATTTCGATATCTCAAAAGCAAAACGGGATTTTGGGTATACGCCGGTGATCAGTCCGGATACGGGGATGGAGCAGATGATCAAGACTCTTCGGCAGGTTCCCCCAGCATATTAATTTTGTGCGCCATGCTTCCCGCTCCAAAGCCGTTATCGATATTGACCGTTGCGATGCCCTGAGCACAGCTGTTTAGCATGGTGAGCAGTGCCGCCACTCCGTTGAAAGAAGCACCATAGCCGACGCTGGTGGGTACCGCAATGACCGGACTTTCCATCAATCCCCCCAAGACGCTGGCCAATGCCCCATCCATCCCCGCGACTGCCACCACCACACGGGCCCGGCGCAAGTGGTCTATATTATGCAGTAAGCGGTGAATGCCCGCGACCCCGACATCAAAAACCGTTTCCACCTTGCTGCCAAATAATTCCGCTGTGACCACGGCTTCCTCGGCGATTGGTATGTCGGACGTTCCGGCGGTGACGACCACGATCAAGCCTTTGCCCTGAACCTTTTTCTTTTTTCGGATCACCAGGGTTTGGGACAATTCGTTGTATTCGGCCTTTTTGGGCAGGTGACGCTTGATGACTTTGAGAACCTCCGGTGCGAGTTTGGTGGCGAGGATATCGCTTCCGGCCTCGCTCATTTTCTGGATGATGGACACCAACTGTTTTGGGGTTTTGCCCTGGCAGAAAATAACTTCGGGTTGTCCGGTTCTCAGGTGACGATGATGGTCGATGCGGGCAAATTCCAGATTTTCAAACGGAAGAGTTTTCAGGATTTCCAGACTTTGAGCCGGAGTCATTTTTTGGTGGTAAAGATCGGTCAGAATCTTTTTCAGTTCCTCTTTTTTCATTCCAATCCCCTGACCCCGGAAAATTCGGTGTCGATTTCCACGCTCATCAAATCTTCCAGCGCTTTGTGTGGTGATTTATCCTCGTAAATCACGCGATACGTTTCTTCAATGATCGCCGCCTGAATTTTGAATTTATTTTTTAAGGCAAATGCCGATTTGACAGTAAAAATTCCCTCGGCCACCATTTTCATATTTTTGGTGATTTCGCTTAATTTTTTCCCTTGCCCGAGTTGGATGCCAACGTTGCGGTTGCGGCTCAGGTCCCCCGTGCAGGTTAGTACCAGGTCCCCCATACCGGAAAGCCCGGAAAACGTTTCCGGACGAGCCCCCTGCGCGGTGCCGATGCGCGTGATTTCCACCAGGCCCCGGGTGATCAGGGCGGCTCTGGGGTTGTATCCCAATTGCATCCCGTCACAAATCCCGGTAGCAATGGCGATGACATTTTTTAAAGCCCCGCCAATTTCCACCCCCAGAGGATCGGTGCTGGTGAAGACTTTCATTTTAGGTGTAGAAAATATTTCACGAACGCGCTCTGCGGTTTCCATAGTATCGGCGGCGGCCACCAGTGCGGATGGCAGTCCCTGGGCGATTTCCTTGGCGAACGTGGGGCCGGAAATGGCCGCTGACGTGTGCGGGACATCCAATTCCTGCTCCAGTATCTGGTGGATGGTGCAAAGGGTTTCATTTTCTATGCCCTTGCTGGCGTTAATGAGGAGGCACCCGGGTTTTAAATAGGGCTTAATATTTTTTATGGTTTGCCGCATCACATGGGTGGGCACAACTAAAAGAAGAATGGATTTATCCGCAACGGCTTCTTTAAGGGAAGCCGTGGGATGAATATTTTGGTGTAAAGGGAACCCCGGCAGGAAAAGGGTGTTCTCCCGCTTCTTTATCATGCTTGCACAAAGATCTTCCTCATAGACCCAGAGGGGAAAGGAATACCCCTTTTCTGCCAATAAAAGAGCCAGGGCGGTTCCCCAGCTTCCGGCGCCAATAATCCCTAAAGATTCATATGTCATGGAAAAAATTCGCGGATTGAAAGGTTTAAATCATTATATTTCTACATATTATAGCGAAAGGATTGCCTACGCCATAAAACTATTTTTGCAAGGAAATGGTTGTGAAAATGACCCTTGTATGTCCATTTTCTTTGTGCTTAAATCGAAAACAATCTGAATAATTATTAAAAGTAAAAATATATCCGTTTTTTAGCATCACTATTCATTAAATGATATCCGAAATTTTCCTAATTTTATGGCCAAGCGAGTAAAGGTTACCAGAAAAGAACTGCTTAAGGAACCCGACCAGTTTCTTTCCGCTTCACAGAAGGTTTCGTTATATGCTTCTCAACACAAGAATAATTTATTGATTGGCACCGGTGTGGTCGTGGTAATTTTTGCGCTTCTAGGAGGATATCGATACAACCAGCAGGTGCAGAACTTGAGGATGGAGTCCTTGTATTTTAAAATGGTTAAACTCCATGATCAGAAACCTGGCAAGGACTCTCCGGACAACACAGGCGAATTGGAAACGTTACTGGGACAGTTCAATGCGGGGCCTCAACAAGTGCGGGCCAGTTTGTTGGTGGCAGAGGAGTATTTCCGCAAGGAACAGTTTGACAAGGCAATTGCTCTTTATACCGATATTCAGCAGCGGTCTGAGTCAAAAGATCTTTCCAATCAACTGGCAAAAGTTGGTCTGGCCTATTCTTATGAGGGTAAAAAGGACTATGCAAAGGCAATCGAAACCTACATAGCTCTTGTGAATAAACCGGACGGATTTCCATTATTCGATGTTTATATAAGTCTGGCTAGATGTTACGAATTGAACAAAGATAAAAAGAATGCTCTCTTAATCCTGCGAGAAATTGAAACTAAATTTCAGGGGCACCCACAGTTGGGATCCGTAGAACGCCGAATCGCCAGCTTGTCGGGGCAGACATGAGTATAAATTTTTCTTTTAGTGGTTATGTCTTTAAAAGAGCATAAAAAGTTTCTCCCGCTTGTTGTTTTGATTCCCTTTTTGTTGGGAATCATTCTTCTTATTCCGCCCTCCGCATTTACCGTGCCTTTTATTTCCAAAGAAACCGAACTTTCCATGGGAAAGGGCGCCGATAAACAGGTTGTCCAGCAATATGGAATTTATCAGGACAAAGAGCTTCAACTTTATGTCAATAAAGTGGGGCAAAAACTGGTTTCCAACCTTTCCGATAAAGTATTTCGCCGTTATTTCTTCAAGTTGGTGGACAGCTCCGAGATAAACGCCTTTGCCCTGCCAGGGGGGTATATCTATGTGACCCGGGGCCTCTTGGCGATGCTAAACAGTGAGGCTGAGTTGGCGGGGGTGTTGGGGCATGAAATTGCTCATGTGACCTTACATCACGGCGCTAAAATGATGGTCCGTTCCATTGGCGCTCAGATTTTAAGTATCGGTGGCGCCATTGCCAGCCCAGAAAATGCGGGGCAATGGTTGGCGGTGAGTACGGCTATGTTTCAACAGATCAACCTTGGTTATGGAAGGGATGCCGAGCTTGAATCGGACGCCCAGGGAATGTTGACAGCAACAGAGTCTGGGTACAAACCAGTGGGAATCGTGAATTTTCTAAAAAATCTCCGAAGGCAGGAAATCATGACCGGTCAGTCCTATCACAGTTTTCAGGCTTCGCATCCTGATACAAAGGACCGGGTCATTAAAGCGGATTTGATGGCCACATCTGTAGAAAGAAATAAGAAAAACCTGACACTCAATCGTGAAGTTTATCTTTCAAAGATCAAAGGATTAACGTATAGCGGTAAATCCCAGGGAAAAACAGAAATAAATTACAAGCCGCAATATATTGATGTTTACGAAGTGCAGCCAGGGGATACGTTTCAGAGTATTGCCACAAAGGAACTGGGCGATAATAAGCTGGATCTGGATATTTCTGTTCTCAACGGAAGAAAAGAAAATTCTCAACCCGTTGCCGGAGAGTTGTTAAAATTAATCCGTGATGGAATCGATCCTGGCAATAAAATTTTAAAATTACAGAATAATACTCCTTGATTTTCTTATGGAGAAAGTTGTAACTTTAGCAAAAACCTACACCGTTTATTTGAAGGCGGGTGGGGAGGTTTGTAATAGGCTGGGCCGTGGAACCCGGGTTTGTCCTGTAAAAAGAAGCGGAGAATGGGTTAAAATTTCCTGGAAAAAAAAGAAAAAAGAGAGGCTGGATTCATAACCTTTTGGATTCCAGCAATATCAATGGGGATGAACTGCATTTCTAAAAGACGAGTTGAAATTTAATTTCAATAATCAGTCGGATGGTTGGGGGCCATGAACGATCAAAACTTAGATCATATTGATGACGAAGAGTTGTTGAGTTTGTTTTATGCGACGGAGAAATTATTGCAATCCAATAATAATATTGCGGACCCGTCGGCACTGAGAAAAATCGAGTCCATC from Nitrospinota bacterium includes these protein-coding regions:
- the larB gene encoding nickel pincer cofactor biosynthesis protein LarB, coding for MKKEELKKILTDLYHQKMTPAQSLEILKTLPFENLEFARIDHHRHLRTGQPEVIFCQGKTPKQLVSIIQKMSEAGSDILATKLAPEVLKVIKRHLPKKAEYNELSQTLVIRKKKKVQGKGLIVVVTAGTSDIPIAEEAVVTAELFGSKVETVFDVGVAGIHRLLHNIDHLRRARVVVAVAGMDGALASVLGGLMESPVIAVPTSVGYGASFNGVAALLTMLNSCAQGIATVNIDNGFGAGSMAHKINMLGEPAEES
- a CDS encoding NAD(P)-dependent glycerol-3-phosphate dehydrogenase — encoded protein: MTYESLGIIGAGSWGTALALLLAEKGYSFPLWVYEEDLCASMIKKRENTLFLPGFPLHQNIHPTASLKEAVADKSILLLVVPTHVMRQTIKNIKPYLKPGCLLINASKGIENETLCTIHQILEQELDVPHTSAAISGPTFAKEIAQGLPSALVAAADTMETAERVREIFSTPKMKVFTSTDPLGVEIGGALKNVIAIATGICDGMQLGYNPRAALITRGLVEITRIGTAQGARPETFSGLSGMGDLVLTCTGDLSRNRNVGIQLGQGKKLSEITKNMKMVAEGIFTVKSAFALKNKFKIQAAIIEETYRVIYEDKSPHKALEDLMSVEIDTEFSGVRGLE
- a CDS encoding tetratricopeptide repeat protein — its product is MAKRVKVTRKELLKEPDQFLSASQKVSLYASQHKNNLLIGTGVVVVIFALLGGYRYNQQVQNLRMESLYFKMVKLHDQKPGKDSPDNTGELETLLGQFNAGPQQVRASLLVAEEYFRKEQFDKAIALYTDIQQRSESKDLSNQLAKVGLAYSYEGKKDYAKAIETYIALVNKPDGFPLFDVYISLARCYELNKDKKNALLILREIETKFQGHPQLGSVERRIASLSGQT
- a CDS encoding M48 family metalloprotease, which gives rise to MSLKEHKKFLPLVVLIPFLLGIILLIPPSAFTVPFISKETELSMGKGADKQVVQQYGIYQDKELQLYVNKVGQKLVSNLSDKVFRRYFFKLVDSSEINAFALPGGYIYVTRGLLAMLNSEAELAGVLGHEIAHVTLHHGAKMMVRSIGAQILSIGGAIASPENAGQWLAVSTAMFQQINLGYGRDAELESDAQGMLTATESGYKPVGIVNFLKNLRRQEIMTGQSYHSFQASHPDTKDRVIKADLMATSVERNKKNLTLNREVYLSKIKGLTYSGKSQGKTEINYKPQYIDVYEVQPGDTFQSIATKELGDNKLDLDISVLNGRKENSQPVAGELLKLIRDGIDPGNKILKLQNNTP